TATTGTAAGGTCGTAAAATAACCTTGTTCGTTCACCGGATATCTGTTTCTTCAAAGTGTTTATAGCTGCACTTTAAATTCTTCGCACAACTTCGGAAAAGGCCTTGCGTTATACTACCAGCAAGTCAATCATGGAAGGAGGTTCATCTATGACTCAATTACTTCAAACCGCTATAGGTGTAGTTCAAAAACTTTCTCCTGAAAATCAAGATCGCATTGCACAATTGATGCTCAGTCTTGCGCAAGGCAATCGCCCGTTGGGTTTAGCCAAAGGAATGGGGAACGTACACCCAGATTTCAACAAAACGCTGCCTACTGAAGCATTACAACAATGGTATGGTGGTGCATTAGACGATTCAGAGTGAGCACTTACCTCCTTGACACCTGCACGTTCTTATGGCTCAACCTCGAGCCGGAAGCACTCTCTGATCGGGCACGCGAAATCTGCCAGGATATTAGAAATTCGATGTTGTTGAGCCCTGTGTCCGTATGGGAGATCGAGTTGAAGTTTAGAATGGGGAATTTGGCGCTGACAGTAGATCCACCGTCCTTTATAAGGCAATTTAGATCCTTACATCTTATCGACACTGTGCCGTTTGAAGAAGAAGATGCATTCCTACATGCTGGTCTACCCTTTCATCACAAAGATCCATTTGATCGCATGCTAATCTGTCAGGCGATAGCACGAAATATCCCTCTGCTAACGCCCGACGATAAAATCAGCAAATATGCAGTCCAGACAATCTGGTAGTGCTTGTAACATACAGCAATTTCGAAACGAGCAACATAACTTCACGACGCAACCATTTTGAGGGCTGCGGGTAGCAAAAAGCACGCGATGAATCTTGCTACCCGCACGTTTTGGCAACTACGGATAACACAACGTTAAAGAACAAACTGGCCAATTTGCCGGCCCAACCTGGTGTATACCAGCACAAGGATGAAAAAGGCAAAGTGATCTACGTGGGCAAGGCCAAAAACCTGCGCAACAGGGTACGCTCGTATTTCCAGGAAGGCCGGCCGCGCGAAGGCCGCATTGCCATTCTCATCAGCAAGATCAGGGATATAGAGCTCATTGTTACCGACACGGAAGCAGAAGCCCTGATCCTCGAGAACAACCTGATCAAAAAGCTCAAGCCGCGCTACAACGTGCGGCTCCGCGACGACAAAGCTTATCCCTTTATCTGCATCAAAAACGAGCCCATGCCGCGGATCTTCCCAACCCGCCGGGTGCAACGTGATGGCTCAAAATATTTTGGCCCCTATACGGATGTCAAAACG
The window above is part of the Bacteroidota bacterium genome. Proteins encoded here:
- a CDS encoding type II toxin-antitoxin system VapC family toxin; the encoded protein is MSTYLLDTCTFLWLNLEPEALSDRAREICQDIRNSMLLSPVSVWEIELKFRMGNLALTVDPPSFIRQFRSLHLIDTVPFEEEDAFLHAGLPFHHKDPFDRMLICQAIARNIPLLTPDDKISKYAVQTIW